In Pseudonocardia sp. DSM 110487, the sequence TCGCTCGGCCTCGCGCTCCTGCTCAACCGCACGCTCGCCGGCCTCGGCTTCTTCCGCACCGCGTTCTTCCTGCCGTACGTGACGTCGCTGGTCGCCGTTGCGGTGGTGTGGAACATGCTCTTCAACCCGACATCGGGTCCGGTCAACCAGTTCCTGCAGTTCGTCGGGGTGACCGATCCGCCTGGCTGGACGTCGAGCACGGCGTGGGCCATGCCCGCGGTGATCGTCGCGAGCGTCTGGCGGGACATGGGCTACTACATGGTGCTCTTCCTGGCGGGGCTGCAGACGATCCCGACCGAGCTCTACGAGGCGGCCCGCGTTGACGGTGCGAACGCGTGGCAGCGGTTCTGGAACATCACGCTGCCCGGCCTGCGCCCGACCACCTTCTTCGTGCTGATCATGTGCACCGTCGCGAGCTTCAAGGTCTTCGACCTGATCGTCGTGATGACCGACGGAGGGCCCGGCCGCGCGACGAAGGTGCTGTCGCAGCTCATCTACGAGGAGGGCATCCGGGAGGGGCGTTTCGGACTCGCCTCGGCGATCTCACTCGTGCTCTTCGTCCTCGTCGCCGGGTTCACGGTGATCCAGTTCCTGCTCCAGCGGCGGCAGGAGAACCGATGACGGCGAACCTCACGGCGCCCGTGACGCCGAAGTCGAGCCCGGCGAGTGCGCCGCCGCGACCCGCCAACTCGGCCCGCGTCCGGAAGGTCGTCTACTCCGCCCTGCTCACGGCCCTGTGCCTGCTCGTACTGGTGCCGTTCGTGTGGATGATCTCCTCGTCGCTCAAGCACGACAACCAGGTCTTCACGGTGCCGACGCAGTGGATCCCGCGGGAGTTCGTGTGGTCGAACTACGCGGACATCTGGAGCCAGATCCCGATGCTCGCCTACCTGCGCAACTCGGCGTTCCTCGCGATCACCATCTCGTTCCTGCAGGTGATCACCGGCAGTTTCGCGGCGTACGGCTTCGCGAAGCTGCGCTTCCCGGGCCGGGACTGGCTGTTCGTCGCCTACCTCGCGACGATCGCGGTGCCGTGGCAGGCCTACATGATCCCGCAGTACCTGATCATGGAGAAGATCGGCTTGGTGAACACCCACCTGTCGATCATCCTGTTGCAGGCGTTCGGCGCCTTCGGCGTGTTCCTGATGCGTCAGTACTACCAGTCGATCCCGGACGAGCTCATCGAGGCGGCGCGCATCGACGGGCTGAGCGAGTACCGCATCTGGTGGCGCATCATGCTGCCGCTGTCCCGCCCGGCCATCGCCAGCCTCGGGCTGCTCACGTTCGTCTCGACGTGGAACGACTACATGGGCCCGTTCATCTACCTCACGAGCAACGAGCTGTGGACCGTCCAGCTGGGGTTGCGCTCGTTCGTCGGGCAGTACGACGCGGCGTACGCCATGATCATGACCGGCTCGGTGATCTCGGTGCTCCCGGTCGTGCTCGTGTTCCTGCTCGGACAGCGGCAGTTCATCCAGGGCATCGCGACGAGCGGGCTCAAGGGGTGAGCGGCGACCTGCGTGCGGCGCTGCGGCGACCGGATACGTACGAGGCGGTATTCGGCGTCGCCTACCTCGCGCTCGGCGCCGCGGCGTGGCTCGGAGCGGCGGCGCTGCCCCTCGTCGCCGCCGTCATGCTGCTCGCCGAGCCCCTCGCCGCGTGGCCGACGCTGCTGGTCGCGGCGCTCCCGCTGGGTGCCGGCATCGCGGCGGGGTTCCACGCGTTCGCCGCGGCGCGGGAGCGAGGGGTTCCCGCGCCGTTCGGCGACGCGTGGCACGCCGTGCGCCGCCACGGCGGGCGGGCCACCGCGGTGTGGGGCCTGCTGTGCGCACTGCTGTTCGTCGTGGTCGTGGACGTCCTCGCGATCTGGGCGACGCCGTGGGCCGCCGTGATCGGTCCGCTGCTGGGGGTGCTGGTGCTGCTCGGCGTGCCGACCGCGCTCCTCGCACTCGCCGGGCTGTCCCGGATGCCGAGCCGTCCGCTGCGCGCGCTGCTGCTCGCCTCGGCATGGCTGGCGGTCCGGCGGGCCCCGCTGTCCCTGCTCTCGCTCCTCGTGCTGGCCGGCTGGGGCATGGTGCTGTTGGCGCAGCCGGTGGTCGGCGTGCTCGGCGTCGGTGGTTTCGCGCTGTACGTGCTGTGGAGCAACTCCGCGGCGGCCTGGACGAGTCACCCGCAGCCTCGCGCGTGAGTACTCTCCCGGCGTGGCCGTGACCCGGGATGACGTGGCCCGCGCCGCGGGCGTCTCGACCGCGGTGGTCTCGTACGTGCTCAACGACGGGCCGCGTCCGGTGTCGGCAGAGGCGAAGCAGCGAGTCCTGGCCGCGATCAAGGAGCTCGGGCGGGCACAGCATGCCCGTCGAGATCGGCGGGCAGCTCATCCGGCCATCCGACCTGGTCGTGGCCGACGGTGACGGCGTGATCGTCGTGCCGGAGCACCTCATCGACGACGTGCTCACCTACGCCATCCAGGAGTCCGAGAACGACAAGTACGTCCGCGGCCTGATGTTCGACCGGCTCGGGATCCCGCGCAACGCGAGCACCGAGTCCGTGTTCGACGTCAAGCCCCACCCGTACGCGCTGACCCCGGAGAGGCTCGACGAGCGGCTCCGGCGCGCCTGAGGTGACCGCCCGCCGGAGGCACGGCGACTGCCGTGCCCCCGCGGGCGGTCAGGTGGTGACGGAGATGTCGAGCCGGACGACGTCGCCGCGGTACATCCCATCGCCGACGATCCCGCCGGAGATCGGCCCGCCGATGATCCCGGAGATGGCCATGGCCGACAGGAACAGGGCCATGACCCCGGCCCGGCGGCTCGACAGGATCCAGTAGGACAGGTACAGCAGTACGCCGGGGAAGAAGCCGGCCTCGAACACCCCGAGCATGAAACCGGTCGATGGTGACTGACGTCGTCGGCCTCGCCTCTCGGCTGGGATCTGCGGCTCAGACGCAGGCCGTGCCGGCACGCTCGAGTTTCAACATGAGCACGTACCCCGTGTCGCCCCCTACGGTGCCGTAGCGCCGGTTATCAACGTGTACGGGTTCGTCGAGGAGGATGAGAATCTCGCCCTCCTCTGCCCAGCCGATGGGCTGCTTGTCCGCGTCCACGACGTTCCCGCCCTCCGTCACCCGGTATCGCAGGCGTTCCTTGCAGCCGGTACTGCGCGGCGGAACCGCAGGGGCGACTTCAGGGGCCGGTCGTGGGGACGTTCGTGGCGGCGTAGGTGAGGGCGGTTCGGCAGGTATCGAACTCTGCGTGGGAACTGCGGTTGGCGTTGCCGGGCTCGGAGCAGCGTTTGCTGCGGACGGCAGGGGTTTGCCGAGAGCAGAGATTATGGCAAGTGTGAACAGCAGGGCCGCTGTGACGGTGCCCGATGCGAAGACGCCTCGCAGCCTTGTTCTTCGATTCACCCTGGCAAGCGCGAATGCAATCATCGCGCTGAGTGCGAATATTGCAAGATAGAGGATGATCTGCTGTGGTAGTTCCTTGAATGGCAGAACGTCTTTGGCGCCCCAGAATGCTCCCCCTATGGTGAGGCCCTCAGCGATGAGGGCCGATAGTGCCTGCCGAGCGGAAAGGACGCCTTGCGTACCTTGCGGAGGAGCGTCCTCGTCATCGGACGCGCTCGAACTCATTTTTCTGTACCCCTGGAGGCTCGGCCGGTTGATAGCGGTGAGTGACTGTAGTGCTACCCGAATGGAGGTAAGCAAGCTCACACTCGCGACGATCGACTAGCGGAGCGTGCTGAGCGGCTAGCGGATGCACGTGCAGATGCAGATGCAGATCGATCGTGCAGATGGTGGGCCGGACGGTCGTCCGGCGGATCAGTGGGGCGACTGATTGACCGTCGGCACGCGGGTGCAACTACGCCGGCGGGCTGGACACCGCCGAGATGCTGGACCGCACGGTGTGCGCGGATCGGGTGGCGGTGTCCCGCCGCGGGGGCATCCCGCTGTACGCCCAGGACCGCCGCCCGGTCAGGCCGCGCGGGGCGGGTCGACCAGCTCGATCCCGATCGCCACCACGCCCAGGACGGCACCCGCGACGAGCTGAGGGAGCGCTTCGGCGACCTCGTCCAGGTCGTCGTGATTCCGGACGCGAGCCACGCGTTCTTCCCGGAGAAACCGCGGGAGATCATCGCCGCCATCGCAGGCTGGGCGCGCGGTTTGCCTGCGTGAGCTCGAGCCGGGCCTTGTCTCGGCGGTCCTCCACCCCGTATTT encodes:
- a CDS encoding carbohydrate ABC transporter permease codes for the protein MTMTTEPALRKRRPPEPTAHPPRRSLRPILVGWSFILPNFLGFALLTLVPMVFGLALSFMDWSPWGDPEWVGFDNFERMFRNSTFWIALWNTTYYAAGHIPLTIAVSLGLALLLNRTLAGLGFFRTAFFLPYVTSLVAVAVVWNMLFNPTSGPVNQFLQFVGVTDPPGWTSSTAWAMPAVIVASVWRDMGYYMVLFLAGLQTIPTELYEAARVDGANAWQRFWNITLPGLRPTTFFVLIMCTVASFKVFDLIVVMTDGGPGRATKVLSQLIYEEGIREGRFGLASAISLVLFVLVAGFTVIQFLLQRRQENR
- a CDS encoding carbohydrate ABC transporter permease, with the translated sequence MTANLTAPVTPKSSPASAPPRPANSARVRKVVYSALLTALCLLVLVPFVWMISSSLKHDNQVFTVPTQWIPREFVWSNYADIWSQIPMLAYLRNSAFLAITISFLQVITGSFAAYGFAKLRFPGRDWLFVAYLATIAVPWQAYMIPQYLIMEKIGLVNTHLSIILLQAFGAFGVFLMRQYYQSIPDELIEAARIDGLSEYRIWWRIMLPLSRPAIASLGLLTFVSTWNDYMGPFIYLTSNELWTVQLGLRSFVGQYDAAYAMIMTGSVISVLPVVLVFLLGQRQFIQGIATSGLKG
- a CDS encoding LacI family DNA-binding transcriptional regulator: MARAAGVSTAVVSYVLNDGPRPVSAEAKQRVLAAIKELGRAQHARRDRRAAHPAIRPGRGRR